A region from the Halobellus litoreus genome encodes:
- a CDS encoding non-histone chromosomal MC1 family protein: protein MVREDGKRNFVMLENGEKTKQFTGRMPRQAALKAARRLQGYDSYESEDEAKADATEIRLLERGTDRVHVYDAWAWRDTAPNDKPGWMQQNEVSTVTRGNVSKQGIEHIEK, encoded by the coding sequence ATGGTACGAGAGGACGGTAAACGGAACTTCGTGATGCTCGAGAACGGCGAAAAGACCAAACAGTTCACCGGCCGGATGCCCCGACAGGCCGCGCTCAAAGCCGCTCGCCGGCTCCAAGGCTACGACTCCTACGAGTCCGAGGACGAGGCGAAGGCCGACGCGACCGAGATCCGCTTGCTCGAACGGGGGACTGACCGCGTGCACGTGTACGACGCGTGGGCGTGGCGGGACACAGCTCCCAACGACAAGCCGGGGTGGATGCAACAGAACGAGGTCTCGACAGTCACGAGAGGGAACGTCTCCAAGCAAGGGATCGAGCACATCGAGAAGTAA